The Fragaria vesca subsp. vesca linkage group LG2, FraVesHawaii_1.0, whole genome shotgun sequence genome includes a window with the following:
- the LOC101301268 gene encoding uncharacterized protein LOC101301268, protein MAGDAALARSSAVGAWIPADDVLLKNAVEAGASLESLAKGAVHFSRRFTVQELQDRWYSILYDPVVAEEASARMAEFEFATPNFASKFSRVGCSKENKCAPGKRKAESVRSSYSALRKRICSEPFDSMDLSFILAPSDSNYIVNGDEPLSEHVMTGDPIAHNFGLDGSDMDNTMHQTFPQDLMHDSTVIGGIETADTFGGLQKPTEEDFLVEQDNLHEEVPYIEDNLPITGNGSEVNEFGQPKDLLDCSMFSAGNSGMEPPCSLDQINNDGVHLCSPFEGNQVLNVTASESTASFHDLEYSTQLPESHIWSTVPATSVPVDIGPRENDTCTRDSFELLDVIGAKNTTISGYNVDLGPEVKVSDFKSPAITDVYLAELSNSLLNFTNEEELMFKDEIDKSYYDGLSSLLMSSPKDDIEEHMINRIEPGTSMAPPMYPMDPSCIGPALADDIRGSLPDDDMNCHPEMLMQSSPTASNSQFPEYKDGVICCTLNTEEWEIPCNDDVIFHNHVPLSSTHCKVKEDSEPKPICASVKDLTVNQRKGDTRRKVPSLMPKEQRNPGKSHCILEVSSKQPLSDFEPSKTNPVDVASTSTCHVSGNWGQIDSAKAITNPLPGIMEEDSTLTNCLGYTSTESHMAHPHLDYDCVRSYPEPYATETDWEPDASATIRDHPSLLAEVAPMDDAVLEPEVNPMTSDFEGLLESDDDIPCYSDIEAMILDMDLDPDDQEMYSGEEVSRYQDEDTKRAIMRLEQGAYSYMQRAIASHGAFAILYGRHSKHFIKKPEVLLGRTTNDLIVDIDLAREGSGNKVSRQQATLKMEKDGSFYLKNLGSCSISVNSTELTPGQSLRLSSSCLIEIRGMPFIFEVNEIRVKQYLDSITQASRLAQDNICVGQ, encoded by the exons ATGGCCGGGGACGCAGCTCTGGCGCGGAGCTCGGCCGTCGGCGCCTGGATTCCGGCCGACGATGTTTTGCTCAAGAACGCCGTTGAG GCTGGTGCTTCCTTGGAATCACTTGCTAAAGGCGCAGTTCATTTTTCTCGAAGGTTTACTGTGCAAGAACTGCAAGATCGGTGGTACTCTATCTTGTATGATCCAGTTGTGGCTGAAGAAGCTTCTGCTCGCATGGCTGAGTTTGAGTTTGCCACTCCAAATTTTGCATCAAAGTTTAGTAGGGTAGGATGTTCAAAAGAAAACAAATGTGCACCTGGAAAGAGAAAAGCTGAAAGTGTTCGGAGTAGTTACTCTGCTCTGCGTAAAAGGATCTGCAGCGAGCCATTTGACTCCATGGACCTCAGTTTTATACTTGCACCCAGCGATAGTAACTATATTGTAAATGGAGATGAGCCTCTCTCTGAACATGTCATGACTGGAGATCCAATCGCACATAATTTTGGACTTGACGGATCAGATATGGATAATACTATGCATCAGACATTTCCACAAGATCTGATGCATGACAGCACTGTAATTGGTGGTATTGAAACTGCGGATACATTTGGAGGACTGCAGAAGCCCACTGAAGAAGATTTTTTAGTTGAACAAGATAATCTACATGAAGAAGTTCCCTATATCGAAGACAATCTGCCAATCACAGGGAATGGATCTGAGGTCAATGAATTCGGTCAACCAAAGGATTTGCTGGATTGCAGCATGTTCAGTGCCGGTAATTCAGGAATGGAACCTCCGTGTTCGCTTGATCAAATTAATAATGACGGGGTACATTTGTGTTCCCCATTTGAAGGGAATCAGGTTTTAAATGTAACTGCTTCAGAAAGCACTGCATCATTTCATGACTTGGAGTATTCAACTCAACTTCCTGAATCACATATCTGGAGCACAGTTCCAGCAACATCCGTGCCGGTTGATATTGGCCCCAGAGAGAATGATACTTGTACAAGAGATTCTTTTGAACTTCTTGACGTTATTGGTGCCAAGAACACTACAATATCAGGATACAATGTTGACCTGGGGCCAGAAGTCAAAGTCAGTGATTTCAAGAGTCCGGCTATTACTGATGTTTATTTGGCAGAATTGTCCAATTCCCTTTTAAACTTTACAAATGAGGAGGAACTCATGTTCAAAGATGAGATCGATAAGTCATACTATGATGGCCTGAGCTCACTTTTGATGAGTTCTCCAAAGGATGATATTGAAGAACACATGATTAATCGAATTGAGCCTGGGACATCTATGGCTCCACCTATGTACCCTATGGATCCCTCTTGTATAGGTCCTGCACTGGCAGATGACATAAGGGGGTCCCTCCCTGATGATGATATGAATTGCCATCCAGAGATGCTGATGCAATCATCTCCAACAGCTTCAAACTCTCAGTTTCCTGAATATAAAGATGGAGTTATCTGTTGCACGTTGAATACTGAGGAATGGGAAATTCCATGCAACGATGATGTGATTTTTCACAATCATGTGCCATTGTCATCAACTCACTGTAAAGTAAAAGAAGACAGTGAGCCAAAGCCGATATGTGCATCTGTTAAGGATCTTACTGTTAATCAAAGAAAGGGTGATACTAGAAGAAAGGTCCCCAGCTTAATGCCAAAAGAACAAAGGAATCCTGGAAAATCACACTGTATACTAGAAGTGAGTTCAAAACAACCTCTGAGTGATTTTGAGCCGTCCAAGACTAACCCGGTTGATGTGGCTTCTACAAGTACATGTCATGTCAGTGGTAATTGGGGTCAAATTGACTCGGCTAAAGCAATCACAAATCCTCTTCCCGGAATTATGGAGGAAGACAGTACATTGACAAACTGTCTTGGGTATACCTCAACAGAGTCTCATATGGCTCACCCACATCTTGATTACGATTGCGTTAGAAGCTATCCTGAGCCATATGCTACTGAAACTGATTGGGAACCTGATGCATCAGCTACAATTAGAGATCATCCATCATTACTTGCAGAAGTTGCGCCTATGGATGATGCTGTCTTAGAACCAGAAGTAAACCCAATGACATCAGATTTTGAGGGTCTTTTAGAGAGTGATGATGATATACCATGTTATTCAGATATAGAGGCAATG ATACTTGACATGGATTTGGATCCAGATGATCAAGAAATGTATTCTGGTGAGGAAG TCTCAAGATACCAGGATGAGGACACTAAGAGAGCAATCATGAGACTGGAGCAGGGTGCTTATTCGTATATGCAGAGAGCCATTGCATCTCACGGAGCATTTGCCATTTTGTATGGCCGCCATTCAAAGCATTTTATTAAGAAGCCTGAG GTGTTACTGGGTAGGACAACAAACGATCTTATTGTTGACATTGACTTGGCAAGAGAAGGGAGTGGTAATAAAGTCTCTCGGCAACAG GCAACATTAAAGATGGAAAAAGATGGATCCTTCTATCTGAAAAATCTTGGGAGTTGTTCAATCTCAGTAAATAGCACGGAATTAACCCCAGGACAGAGTCTACGCCTTAGTTCCAGTTGCTTGATTGAG ATACGCGGAATGCCATTCATATTTGAAGTGAACGAAATTCGTGTGAAGCAGTATCTAGATAGCATAACTCAAGCCTCAAGGTTAGCACAAGACAACATCTGCGTAGGGCAATGA